The genomic window GCGGACTGGGAAGAGGCAGAGGGGCAGGGGGACTCGGGGCCCCCACGGAGTCGGGATTGGGGGAGAGAGTGCCCAGGAGAGGAATTTTCCCCCTGCTTTGCTGCTCCCCCTTGTCCCCAGCAAAAAGCCCCCAGTTCAACAGAGAGTACCACTTCTCCGTTTTCAGTAAACTTAATGGCATTGTTGAGGAGATTCATCAAGACTTGGCGCAGACGAGTCAAATCACCGATGATCTGAGTGGGAACTTGCGGCTCGATCAGGTAAGCTAATTCGATATCCTTTTGAGCAGCTTTAGGGGCTAATAAAGAAATAGCTTGCTCCACACAAGCTCTCAAATCAAAAGGCTGTTCTTCTAATTCCAGTTTGCCCGACTCAATTTTGGAGAAATCTAGAATGTCGTTAATAATGGTGAGCAAAGCATCTCCGCTACTACGAACTGTTTCCACTAAGTCTTGCTGTTGAGGCGTGAGGTCAGTATCCAGCAGTAGCTCAGTCATGTTAATAACAGCATTCATTGGAGTCCGAATTTCATGACTCATCATCGCCAAAAACTCACTTTTTGCCCGATTTGCGGCTTCTGCCTGACGTTTTGCCTGCTCCAAGGCAAAGTTTTTCAAGGTAAGTTCTTTCCGTCGGCGCTTTTCTTGTTCCAGTAAGTGAGCCTGTGCTAGAGCAATACCTAGTTGAGCCGCCACTGCTTCTAGTAATTCGATTTCGTCTTGTGTCCACTGGCGAAAATAGCTGCACTGGTGTAAGCCGATCGCACCATTGGGTTCTCCTTGATAGGAGGTGCGGATTGACAGCATAGACTTCAGCCCAATTCGTCGGCAAATAGGTTCAGCCGCCTGGAGTAAAGGATCAACGTACACATTTGGAGAAGCGATCGCTATTTCTTGTCCCATCATCTGCTCGGCATGAGGATTGTTGGTCAGGGGAACTTCCAATTTCAACATGGAGCAGTAACCAGGGAGAATATTATACTCTGCTACTAGAGGAATTCGGGGTGTGGAGTCGCTAATGTAAGAATGAATCAGACAGCGTTCAGCTCCAAATGCTTGTCCAATTTGGGTAGCAGCCGTCTCAAAGATTTTCCTGGTATCGAGACTTTGACGAATTTCCTGAGTAATTTGTTCAAGTAGTAGGGTGCGATGCAATTGCCTTTGCAGCGCTTCTTTAGCTCGTTTGTTTTCGGTAATGTCGTGATTGACGCCAACAGTAGCAACAGTTACCCCCTGTTCATCTTGTAAAGAGACTACGGTTGTTTCGGAAATTCCCTCACTACCATCTTTGCGAATAAAGTGTATTTCCCCTGACCAGCGTCCTTGCTGGTTAATTTTTTCGAGAATTTTGGTGCTTAATGTTGCAGCTACTTCCGGCTGATGCAAAATACTGGGATGTTTATTCAAAATTTCGGCTTTGGTATAACCATACATGCTTTCGGCAGCAGGATTCCAGTCAATAATATTTCCGGTTAAATCTGTGATAATTACGCCATCATGCATGTTTTCAAAGGTGAGGGCTTGCCGACGCAGACTGGCATCGGCAAGCTTGCGCTCACTAATATCTGTCTGAATTCCAATGAAGTGGCTTAACTTGCCATTTTCGTCATGGATAGGAGAAATACTTAATTCATTCCAGAACAAGATACCATCTTTGCGATAGTTGCAGAGAATAACTTTGCAACTTGTTCCAGCTTGAATAGATGAGTGCAGTTCATTGAGTGCTGATTGCTGGATATCTGCACCTTGAAAAAATCGACAGTTTTCCCCAATCACATCACTAGCACTGTAGCCTGTTATTTGCTCAAAAGCTGAGTTGACGTAAATAACTGGATTATTGGCGAGTGTGGCATCGGTAATAATAATTCCATTACTGGTAGCAGCAAGTGCTCTCTCCCTCAGTCTCAAGGTTTCTTCCACCAACTTCAAATCAGTAATGTCAAACATAAACCCCCTCAGCATAGTAGGAATTCCTGCTTCCTCAACTACGCTAACAACGTCTCGCAGCAAAACAACTCGCCCGTCAGCCGCTAACATCCGGTATTCTAATTCGTGATTCTCGCACCTAGCAGTTGCTTCTTGGCGAAAACGAACAGACTTTTCCTTGTCATCTGGATGCAGATGATTGACCCAAAAATTTTCCTCGTACCACTCGGCGATCGGATAATTTAGCAAGTCTACCGCAAGTGGGCCAACGTAAATAAATCGCCAAGTTTTCAAGTCTAATTCCCAAGAGATGACTTTGACAGTTTCCAGCAACTGCTGCAAACGATTTTCGCTGGTGCAAAGGGCAATTTCTAGCTGTTTCTGTTTAAAAACTTTGTGAGCTAACTCTTGATTTAGTACTGTTATTTGCTGGTTGCTTGCTTTCATCACCAAGGCAAAATAGATTGATAATGTCAGCGTGATAACAACCAATAACCCTGCAATCAATATTAATTGTGTTAATAACCCTAGAGTTGGGATAAAAAGTCTCTGCCAGAGTAGGATTACAGAGATTGAGAAGAAAATCCCCAGCAACAGCGTCAGTAATTCTCGTTTGCGAAAAAATTTCACAGCTTTGAACCAGTCATATTGGTGCTGTTTGACCACTTATTAACCCTCCAGTACTTTCTGGGACTATTGGACTAACTTTTACTTTTAAGTAATCTAAAATCTCAATAGCATCGGGGCAATTACGGAATTTCTTTTTCAGTAAAATATTTGTATATATTATTTGTAGAAAAACTTAATAACTTCTAGTTAGAATTACCGTTTTTTTTTGATAGCAGCAAATTGTCCGTACTAGTACACTGTGGTAAAAATTTGCCTACCTTTAACAAGGGGATTTTGCTCCAAGTCTTGTTAATTAAGATGGTAGGTGGATTTACGCGCCTGCTGTACTAGGCTTTTCTACCAAACGCACTCGCGGCTAATGTGTCGCTGATGCGAATAAACTTGAAGTTACTCGCTCATCAACATAGACGCGCAAAGGCTTACTGTTTGGTGAATTATCAAGGGTGGCTCAGAAACTCGGATTTGGAAAGGTAGAATACAAAGGTCAATATGCTCGTTGGCAATATCCAGAATTTTTAAGTGAAGCATCAATCAATTTTGGATTTTAGATAATAGAATTTAGATTGACCCCAGCAATCAAGTTACTTGGTTGTCAATTAATTTTGGATTTTGGATAATAGAATTAGTCTTACGTTTAAATTTTTCTACTCTCAAACATGCATTAAATTTTAGATTTTGAATCTTTTCTACGAGAGGCTCCGCCAACAATTCCATTATCCAAAATTTAAATATCGTAAATTTTGTGAATTGCAATCTGGAGTGTAAGCGATGTTTAAGGGCAGGCTACGCCTACGCATTTTTAATTCTTTTATCATGCCCTAACTTTACTATAAGTGCGTATACGCCCAGAGGCAGACTTCTTGTACCGCTACTTTTAAGCAAGCTACGCCCATGATCACAAGAAAAGGGTAGTGGGGATTAAGAGCAAGGGTTATAGGGATTAAATTTTCCTTCCCCCTTAACCCTTCCCTTTTCACCACAAAAGTGCAAAAGTCCCTTTTGCAAGAGACGCTCATGAACAGAGTCAGGACAAAGCACCCCCTACGCGAACACAATTTAGAACGAAAATCTCTTTCCCTGTTCCCTATCACCTGTAAGCTGTTCCCTATTTTCAAGATAGGTCTATTGCCTATACTTGTACTTTAAATGACAGCTTCTTGGTGTTGACAATCAAAAACAACCATGTAGGAAGCATTTGGTATTTCCTGGGGGAGGTGCCGCATATAGCCATCGGCATCAGAACGGCTGCGGAAGCGAGCAACAATTTCCCGTTGTGTATTAGGAACTAGACGAGCGATCGCCCAAGAATTGAGGCGTTCTTTATAGGCAATAGCCTGATTGTCTGATTCGGTAGCTTTGTTATCCGTATTTTCTGGCATAATTCTGTTATCCGTATGAAGTTTCATCAAGGGCGTCAATTAGTTTCTAGGTAGGAATGCACTAACGCTTTTTTTAATGCTGCTGCCACCTTGTTATTCGATTATTTATAGATTGTCAACACTTAACGCTATATTTTAGACCAACTAAGTTGGAATTTTCAGGTGGCTATGAATCTCAAAACCTTAATTTGCAATTGTTTTCAGGACACAACAAAGCTCAAGCAGAAAGTTTGGCAAGTATTGGGTTTGCATGATTTGTATGCATACACAAAAGTAAAGTCAGTATCAGTGGTAAAGCAAACATTGATGTCTGAATAAATACTCTTAGAACTCAGTTGAAAATGAACAACAACGTGCCTAAGATTAATGGGCGCAGACACACTCTTAAATTTTATATAAGTGCGCTCAGTAAAGCCATATTGCGGACATTTACGTTTTTTATAGTTAGTTTATAATACTTAGATTTTAATAGTTTCTTTAGATATTAAAAAATAAATTTCTATAAGGTTTTTACTAGAGTTTTAGGGACAATACATAGTGCAATTATTGAATTTAGAATATCTTGAATAATCGCTATAAAAAGCTTAATGTTTCTCCGAACAAATTATAGTTATGATAATGGAAACACCATTTGTAACATCAATAATTCAAAAAGTAGCAGAGGAAATAGGAGCAGTAGTTTTAGTAGACCCCGAATGCACCTTTGTGGGACTGATTACGTTTAAAAACGGCAATAAAACCTTTTTTCGTACTACTAAATTTAGTATTAATTCTTCTACTTCACCCGCAATAGCAAAAACAAGGGGGTTTCGAGCTTTTTTTTAAATAAATTTGGCTATAAGGTTACTGAAGGAAAAACATTTTTTAGTGAAGAATTATGCGAAAAAATAGCTAATCCCAGGAATATTGATTTTAACTGGAGGCGGAGCAACTCCTGCTCCGCTTTTGAATTCTTCTTCAATTCTACGTATCTCTTCACCACTTCTTATCTAGTAGGGATTCAAATTCAGCTTGTAAGGCAGTTATATCCGCCAATCTTGCGACTAGTAAATTATCCTTACCAGCATCACTTAAACGTACTTTCCAATAACGAATACTGTCTGAGTTGTTCAACCAAAACTGAATCACAGTATCTACCACTTGATCTAGATTCCAACCCCACTTTGCTGGAACTGATTCCACCGATTCTAGAAACGTATCTAGTGTACACGTATACATTCCTAAGTATTCCACGCCTTGGTGGGGTAGTTTTTGCCCATTTTGCTGTTGATGATTAAAAAACTGTAAAAGTGGAGATACTCCTACAATATCAAAAGTGTATTTCATGCTAGTACTTCCAGTTTTAAATTACTTGCAGTAAAGCTTTAGTTTTTTTAATATAACGTCTGACAAATAACTAAAGCATCTAGAAAAAGTATAATTTTGGTCTATATCATAGGCATTAGACCTCAGTCAAAAATTAGCACTAACAAGCCGAGAGTGCTAATATTTAATTAATAGTTTGATTTATTATTAAAGAGTTTGAGGCATTAATAAAGGTGTATGTATATTTTTAATAATTATTTAATTAATTCCCTTATGAGGTGTAAAGGCTTGATCCTCTTTAACCCTCCTTAAAAAGGAGGGAATTAGAGCCAGCCTTTTTAAGGGGAGCCAGCCGTGTGCAAGAGTTCCCCCTGTTGAGCAGACTAGGGTAGGTAGGTTGGGGGGATCTTCGGGGCTAATTATTACTAACCCAAGTGTATTGCTTTAGGTGTAGGATTAAATTTCATATTTTTACTACCATTCAAGATACGAATATTGTTAAAGTTAATCACGTCAACTTCTACACTCTGAAGATAACTTGCTAGTTTGAGGTCATCAGTTAGTACAAGATACTTCGCTTTAGATAAAGTCAGGATTCCACTGTCAGTAAGTCCAAATTTGACAAAATTTTCAGTATTAACTGCATCTAAACTCTTTATATAGTATTCATCCAAAAGAGCAACATTTTTAGCAAATTGAGCAAATATTGCAAAGCACTGAGAACGTTCAGGTTCACCAAGCTGATTTGCGAGGCTATTAACTTCTGTCAGAATATTCGGAGTTGTTATACCAATTCTGTATGAAGATGCGCCAAACGAAATGAGGAACGAACCGCAAAGGACGCATAGACGCGGAGCGGCTTCCCGCAGGGTACCACAGAGGCGCAGAGAAGCCAGTGCGCCCTTGCGGTTCCCCGACTTGTTCGCGCAGCGTCTCCCTTAGGAGAAGCAACTGGCGCGAAACAGAGAGAAGGAAGAAATCCTTAACTGAACTTTATTGAATTTAATACCTTATTAAAGTAATTTATTCTTGGCTACTGGTAATAGTCTCAACTCAGCGAGGATTCCGGTACCAAGCATCCAAGTGAATGACTTCTAAGCCTAAGATGGTTCCCAGTTTGCGGGCTAAGGTAGATTTACCAGCACCCCCAGAACCAATGATTAAGATTTTCTTCACCTTAGGTTTGCATCTTCCTTTTCAAGCTCAAGAAGGTAAGCATTACTCACCCAAATAACCGTCTTCAGGGCAACTCAATACGCCGCTACAATAGTACCACTAGAAGGATTATGCCAAAATATTGATATTATGACCACTGCTACGACCGTAAAAACTGAGTATGAAGCGATTATTGGTCTAGAAACCCATTGTCAGCTGAGTACCAATACCAAGATTTTCTCTAATAGCTCTACGGCATTTGGTGCTGACCCAAATACTAACATTGACCCGGTTTGTATGGGTTTACCTGGGGTCTTACCTGTACTCAATGAAAAAGTATTAGAATACGCCGTCAAGGCTGGTTTGGCACTAAATTGTCAAATCGCTAAATATAGCAAATTTGACCGTAAACAGTATTTTTATCCAGACTTACCCAAAAATTACCAAATTTCTCAATATGATCTACCGATCGCAGAACATGGTTGGTTAGAAATTGAATTGGTAGATGCTGAGGGTAACCCCATT from Nostoc sp. UHCC 0926 includes these protein-coding regions:
- a CDS encoding PAS domain S-box protein, producing the protein MVKQHQYDWFKAVKFFRKRELLTLLLGIFFSISVILLWQRLFIPTLGLLTQLILIAGLLVVITLTLSIYFALVMKASNQQITVLNQELAHKVFKQKQLEIALCTSENRLQQLLETVKVISWELDLKTWRFIYVGPLAVDLLNYPIAEWYEENFWVNHLHPDDKEKSVRFRQEATARCENHELEYRMLAADGRVVLLRDVVSVVEEAGIPTMLRGFMFDITDLKLVEETLRLRERALAATSNGIIITDATLANNPVIYVNSAFEQITGYSASDVIGENCRFFQGADIQQSALNELHSSIQAGTSCKVILCNYRKDGILFWNELSISPIHDENGKLSHFIGIQTDISERKLADASLRRQALTFENMHDGVIITDLTGNIIDWNPAAESMYGYTKAEILNKHPSILHQPEVAATLSTKILEKINQQGRWSGEIHFIRKDGSEGISETTVVSLQDEQGVTVATVGVNHDITENKRAKEALQRQLHRTLLLEQITQEIRQSLDTRKIFETAATQIGQAFGAERCLIHSYISDSTPRIPLVAEYNILPGYCSMLKLEVPLTNNPHAEQMMGQEIAIASPNVYVDPLLQAAEPICRRIGLKSMLSIRTSYQGEPNGAIGLHQCSYFRQWTQDEIELLEAVAAQLGIALAQAHLLEQEKRRRKELTLKNFALEQAKRQAEAANRAKSEFLAMMSHEIRTPMNAVINMTELLLDTDLTPQQQDLVETVRSSGDALLTIINDILDFSKIESGKLELEEQPFDLRACVEQAISLLAPKAAQKDIELAYLIEPQVPTQIIGDLTRLRQVLMNLLNNAIKFTENGEVVLSVELGAFCWGQGGAAKQGENSSPGHSLPQSRLRGGPESPCPSASSQSAIPVGEPQLLYEIQFAIKDTGIGIAPEKIERLFHPFTQADVSMTRRYGGTGLGLVISKRLSKMMGGTLWVESLGFVGGNPSPRWESGKLLSSPCSSQGSTFYFTITTKVPAVPEAEFSNSPIHLARKRLLIVDDNLTNRKIISLQAESWKMQAYAAKSGKEALDQLAQGTQFDIAILDMQMPEMDGITLARQIRKQSGCQNLPLVILTSLGRGETSSNFNDVQFAASLSKPIKQSQLYDVITRVLTNQPIQASISHFPLVDRHLAHRLPLRILLAEDTVVNQKVALLILQKMGYSADVVTNGLEVLKALQKQPYDVVLMDVHMPEMDGLETTRRISQEWGVGFRPHIIAITANAMQGDREVCLAAGMDDYISKPIQLQELVEVLSKCPPQRSSEFTSIVKLGKVICKELQSSPNILQSGQNQTLKSAKIDPKMLQSLWDIVRGDHVAFAELIECYLTETRRLVQDISTAITNEDAQTIWKTAHQLKSSSASVGAIALVQLCKLLEAQGRSSKLENSLELFSQLYQEYEQVKTALQKELAKEAP